The following are from one region of the Corynebacterium hindlerae genome:
- a CDS encoding ISL3 family transposase codes for MQPTTGNLVADTICRTAEIGLTITGAADAGNITIIDATPVAVNHTCPDCGHPGKLRDHTLRRLVDLPVVGFPTRLDVRVPRFLCTEPFCSRKIFQASLACADDGSKLTHRVTRWILQRLAIDRMSVSATAKVLGIGWDLVNQVALDACRQLVYDDPHHLDGVRILGVDEHVWKHTRGQPSNLVTILVDLTPLVDGRGPARLLDMRPGRSADVLRGWLQERDPGFRRQVQVVTMDGFTGYATAVEEQLPQANKVMDPFHVVHLAADKLTGCRQRLQRETTGRRGRKDDPLYKYRRTLLTRTNYLTERQKQRLDMLWATDDDYVALEVTWMFYQDLITAYGHPQKSEGKKLMERIITTLRKGLPKGLEELAQLGRTLWRRREDVLAYFDIGASNGPVEAINGRLEHLRGIALGFRNLNHYILRCLIHSGQLQDKINAL; via the coding sequence GTGCAGCCTACTACTGGCAACCTCGTCGCCGACACCATCTGCCGCACCGCAGAAATCGGCCTCACGATCACCGGAGCCGCCGACGCCGGAAACATCACCATCATCGACGCCACCCCGGTGGCCGTGAACCACACCTGCCCGGACTGCGGGCACCCCGGGAAGCTGAGGGATCACACCCTGCGCCGGCTCGTTGATCTTCCCGTCGTCGGGTTCCCCACCCGCCTGGACGTCCGCGTCCCCCGCTTTCTGTGCACAGAGCCCTTCTGCTCTAGGAAGATCTTCCAGGCATCCCTGGCCTGCGCGGATGACGGATCCAAGCTCACCCACCGAGTCACCCGCTGGATCCTCCAGCGCCTCGCCATTGACCGGATGAGTGTGTCTGCCACCGCCAAAGTACTCGGTATCGGCTGGGACCTGGTCAACCAGGTCGCACTCGATGCCTGCCGCCAGCTCGTCTACGACGACCCGCACCACCTCGACGGCGTGCGCATCCTCGGAGTCGATGAGCACGTCTGGAAACACACCCGAGGTCAGCCCTCGAACCTGGTGACCATCCTCGTGGACCTCACCCCACTGGTCGACGGCCGCGGGCCCGCCCGACTACTGGACATGCGACCGGGGCGGTCCGCGGACGTGCTGCGCGGGTGGCTGCAGGAACGCGACCCCGGCTTCCGTCGCCAAGTGCAGGTGGTGACCATGGACGGCTTCACCGGTTATGCCACCGCAGTCGAAGAGCAACTACCACAGGCAAATAAAGTCATGGACCCTTTCCATGTGGTGCATCTGGCGGCTGACAAACTCACCGGGTGCCGGCAACGACTCCAACGAGAGACCACCGGACGCCGCGGACGCAAAGATGATCCGCTGTATAAGTACCGTCGCACCCTGTTGACCAGGACGAACTACCTCACCGAGCGGCAGAAACAACGCCTGGACATGCTGTGGGCCACCGACGATGACTACGTGGCACTCGAGGTCACCTGGATGTTCTACCAGGACCTGATCACAGCATACGGGCACCCGCAGAAATCAGAAGGCAAGAAGTTGATGGAACGGATCATCACCACCCTGCGCAAAGGCTTGCCGAAAGGTCTGGAGGAGCTGGCTCAACTCGGGAGAACCCTGTGGCGTCGGCGGGAAGATGTGCTCGCCTACTTCGATATCGGGGCGTCCAACGGGCCGGTCGAGGCCATCAACGGCAGGCTCGAGCACCTACGGGGGATCGCCCTGGGATTCCGAAACCTCAACCACTACATCTTGCGGTGCCTGATCCACTCCGGACAACTACAGGACAAGATCAACGCACTCTAA
- a CDS encoding anaerobic C4-dicarboxylate transporter: MLLALHIIIVLAAIFLGARLGSIAIGFAGGAGVLLLGLTGLTVTIKDIPFDVIGIIMAVIAAIAAMQKAGGLDYLVYLAEKALRKNPKQITIWAPIVTWLMTVFCGTGHTAFSTLPVIAEVAKEGGVRPSRPLSIAVVASQMAITASPISAAVVFMTGIMEKEHGVGYLSMLAVFILSTFLAIILTAFVTNFLGKDLKDDPVYQERLANGTVKPPQGMHAYEPVKGAKASVVIFLIAILVVMFYATAISDQVGLIKEPTVPRNEAIMAIMMGAATVITMVCKLKADTILQTSVFRSGMSACVCVLGVAWLGTTLINGYIDQIKALSSDVLNQFPWMLAVVLFFAAALLYSQAATAKALIPAALAVGVSPLVAIASFAAVSALFILPTYPTLLAAVEMDDTGSTRIGKFVFNHSFIIPGTLCIALAVAFGFLFGSFML; encoded by the coding sequence GTGTTACTCGCACTACACATCATCATCGTGCTCGCCGCGATCTTCCTCGGTGCGCGACTGGGTTCCATCGCCATCGGCTTCGCCGGCGGCGCAGGTGTGCTCCTGCTCGGGCTCACCGGACTCACCGTCACCATCAAGGACATTCCGTTCGACGTCATCGGCATCATCATGGCCGTCATCGCCGCTATCGCCGCGATGCAGAAAGCCGGTGGCCTTGACTACCTCGTTTATCTCGCAGAGAAGGCACTGCGTAAAAACCCGAAGCAAATCACGATCTGGGCCCCAATTGTCACTTGGCTCATGACGGTTTTCTGCGGCACCGGCCATACCGCATTCTCCACGCTGCCAGTTATTGCTGAGGTGGCAAAGGAGGGTGGCGTTCGCCCCTCTCGTCCGCTATCCATCGCCGTCGTTGCCTCTCAGATGGCTATCACCGCGTCACCTATTTCCGCAGCTGTCGTTTTCATGACGGGCATCATGGAAAAGGAACACGGCGTCGGTTACCTGTCCATGCTGGCCGTGTTTATTCTGTCCACCTTCCTGGCCATCATCCTCACCGCCTTCGTCACGAACTTCCTGGGTAAGGATCTGAAAGATGATCCGGTCTACCAGGAACGCCTAGCCAACGGCACAGTAAAGCCACCACAGGGCATGCACGCCTACGAGCCCGTCAAGGGAGCCAAGGCCTCCGTGGTCATCTTCTTGATCGCCATCTTGGTGGTCATGTTCTACGCCACCGCTATCTCCGACCAGGTCGGCCTGATCAAGGAACCTACCGTTCCTCGTAACGAAGCCATCATGGCCATCATGATGGGCGCTGCCACCGTCATCACCATGGTGTGCAAGCTCAAGGCTGACACGATCCTGCAGACCTCCGTGTTCCGCTCTGGCATGTCCGCCTGCGTCTGTGTGTTGGGTGTGGCTTGGCTCGGCACCACGCTAATCAACGGCTACATCGATCAGATCAAGGCGCTGTCCAGCGACGTTCTGAACCAGTTCCCATGGATGCTCGCAGTGGTCCTGTTCTTCGCCGCCGCACTGCTGTACTCGCAGGCCGCTACCGCCAAGGCACTCATTCCGGCAGCCCTCGCTGTGGGTGTTTCTCCATTGGTCGCCATCGCATCCTTCGCTGCGGTGTCCGCGCTATTCATCCTGCCTACCTACCCAACGCTGCTGGCCGCGGTGGAGATGGACGATACTGGCTCGACGCGCATCGGCAAGTTCGTGTTCAACCACTCCTTCATCATCCCGGGCACGTTGTGCATCGCCCTGGCTGTTGCGTTCGGCTTCCTGTTCGGTAGCTTCATGCTGTAG